In the Fusarium falciforme chromosome 6, complete sequence genome, GGGTCTATCCCCAGTGATAGGATAGTGATGAGCGCAAGAGCACAGCCTAGCTTTGACTGCAGTGGAAGCGTCCAGAACATAATAAAGGAGCCCCAAGGTCCTCGGCTCGCATCGTCAAACGTCTGCAGATAGGATAGCGGACGGGCTCGTGTATAGATGAGTCTCCATTTCAGCTGGCTCAGACAGCTTGCGATTGGCACCAGCAAGGCTGATTTACCCACGGTCGTGAGCACGGCGATGATAGAGTTGGGTTGGATGGCTAGGGGCCAACTGTCTCGCGGTTTACCATTTGCCTCGACCAGAACCCCCACGATGAGGCCGAGACAAATAACGCTAACGGCAGCGGCTCCAATatcccaccaccaccaccagtcAAACGCCTTGATGACCTGGCCCTCTTGCTCGGTCGGTGGTTCCAAGGGGTGATACTCGGAAGATGGTGCATCTTGTGAGATTCCCGACGTATTGTCGACACAGGAGCGTACGGTGCTTGCACGAGACACTGGTCGCAGAGGAAAGTGTTCGCTGCTGGCGGTTGATGGCCGCGAGACTAGGCTGATGGTAGAAGGGTTAAGGTCGATTGCGGAATCTGCAGATGGGACTCCATTGCGTTGATTGTGTTGCAGATATCGGGGTGGGTGTGGCCGCGACATGTAGACAGCTTTTGTGAATGTAGTTATTCCAGGAGATAAGACCTCAAGACAAGGAGGAAGCGTGAGCTTTAGGTCGAGATGATCTAGTCTTATGGCTGAGCATAAAATCAGGCTGTGAAAATGCGCCGCATCCTATATTCTTTTCTTAGAACCAAAAGGTTGCACTGCAGTCCTACTCAGCCCCCGAAACTCTGGCTGAGCAAGGTAGGATCTGCAGACAACCGCATCCACGAAGTTGCCAAGAGTCGCCTCTTCTATAGCCAATCATTCTGTTGTAGGAATATTGTTGCCGCCGAGTGGGCTTCGACTTGGTCTCCCCAATGTTCTACTTGGTTGATTTCAACCACTCAAATAGCTTCATCGCTCACCCTGATTTGCGCTACCTGGAGATCCTGGTTGCACTTGAAACTAAGCCACCCGCCCCCAACGGGTGGCCTGGAATGGCCGGTGTGTATGTGCCAAGACTTAGCCGCCCACGGTGCAAGTCGATAGTCGTTTGAATTTCGTCTAAGGCTGTTTCTCATTTCTTACTACTTGGAGGATCTCAAGATGGCCCATCCCTGTTAGTCGTTCCTCCTGACAACAGACCCCTCGTCATGAGAGACAAATGATGGGCCCACCAAGTACCCTTCAACATCTTGCACATCGAACTTGATCAGAACCCAACTCTTGTCTACCAGCATTAGCACAAATGGATCCCGAAGCATCCGAATCATTACCGGCTCAGAGCCATCGCCAGTTTGTCCTATCTTCGGGAGCCTCGGCGCACAGATGGCAGTGTGGCTCCCCTCGGGCGATATTGATCCTACAACACGGATTTGGAGAATATGCTGAGCGCTACATCGTCTCCCATTCCCAGCTCATACCGAAACTGAACACAGCGAGATTTGAGGTCTAGGCACTCGATCTCTGGGGCCATGGAACATCTCCAGGGGATCACAGCACCGTCGACGTGGAAATGGCGGTAAAGGATCACCTCGAGATGCGAAGCCGGGCCGATGAGCGAGGATTGCCTGTTTTTCTCTTTGGACACTCTCTTGGGGGGCTCATTACCGCCGCGAGTGTGGCAGAACATTCTCCATACCACACAAACGGAGTTATTCTCTCAAGTCCGGCTCTAACGGAGGGTCTGCCGTTGCCTGTAGAGTATCTGGTTCATCTTCTGGTTTACTTTATGCCCACTACACAAATCCCCACGCCCAAGGCTTCTGCAGACGACTTGTGCAGTGACCCCGAACAAGCACGTCTAGCTGCCGAAGATGAATCCAAGTACAAAGGCCAAATTTCGTTCCTGGTCGCATCCAGCGCTCTGCGAGTGGCAAGGAGACTATGGGCAAGGAGTGACCAATGGACTCAGCCAACGCTCGTCATCCACGGCACCAGCGATTCGCACGCCCAATTTAGGCTAAGTGAACGCCTAGTACGGGATATCGCATCGACGGACAAGACCTTTCACCCTGTGGAAGGGGGATATCACGAACTTCTGAACGAAGAGAGGCCCGAAGATATTATCAAGCTCTTGTTTGACTGGTTGGAGAGTCGCATGTAACTCTCGAAGGCCGGTAGGCACATAACAAGGAGGGCATAATTTTTCTAGAAAAATGCTTTCGCATGCGTTCTGGCTAAGCTAGGCGTGAATCAAGCCAACAGCAATGGATCCTCACAAAATTACCAAAATCTATCTCGTACAAGGCCAAAGAATCGTAGCTTCGAGGTAGGATCATGACAGCTCAGAGGGGACAGTGGGTGGACCCAGATAACCACCTCAATGGAACTCAACCTTCTTGACCGATGGTCACTCGGGGTAATAAGTCCATGCCTAAATTTCATCTTACTTAAAGTACACAGCAACTTTAGGCAATTTTCCCGCATTGCTTTCCTCCGAGCTACTCACAAACGGACAagtcatcttcctcccatTCGCCGACAACTTGTCAAGCCCGATATTTGAAACTTTGAACGAATAATAAGATGCCAGATCCTTGTCGAATCATCTAGTCTTAATGTCTATGGAACGGTCTAGGCCGTTGTCTGATTCGACCACGCCGCCCGGGGCCGCTATATTTGTTTCAAACAAAGGAGCCTTGCATTTCAGCTGTCAGAATCGAGGCACATCTCCGACGCTTGGTTCAACGCAACCTTCCTCCTTGAAACAAAGGCCTCGACTTCCCCAGGATCAACTCCCGGCTTTCACTTTATGGATCGGCGCAAGGGTTATCCCGTCTTATTGTAAATGAGAAGGAGGGCCTTAGCTGTGTCACTCTCGCGTTACTCTAATTCGAAAAAAGAGGCATTTTTTTCGGATCGGTGAAGCAGGGCGGCTACAGAGTGATTAATGCGAGGAGTAGATTGGAGGATTTTGTTTGAGCGTCTGAATCAACCCTGCTCTGGAGTCGAGTTGCTGGAATATAAAATGGCCGGTCCTTGCTGTCAATCGAGTGAGATATCTAGCAGGATATTCAGCAAGATATACACCAGCATCAACTTTACCTCATCTATTCACATCATTCACAATGAAGCTGTCTCTTTTTACCATCTCTGCCCTCGCTGCGTCTCTTGTGAGCGCCTTCCCCATCACCGGAGACGACGTCAGATGCCGCAGCGGCCCTGGAACCAGCTACGCCATCAAAAAGACGTTCAAGAAGGGCACCAATGTCAAGATCACGTGCCAGACAACGGGAACAAACGTCAAGGGTAACAACATCTGGGACAAGGTTTCCGAAGGATGCTATGTCTCGGACTACTATGTCAAGACTGGCTCCAGCGGCTTTGTCACAAAGAAGTGTCCCGGCAGTGGTGGCAGCTGTGGCGCACCCAAGTCTAATCAAGCCACTGTGAACTTGATTGCTAGCTTTGAAGGTTTCCGAGCCAACATCTGTATGTGATGCCTAACTTACCACTTGAGCCATGCTGACAAGCAATAGACAAGGATGCAGCTGGCTACCCTACCGTGGGCTACGGTCACCTCTGCTCAAACTCAAGGTGCACCGATGTCAAGTATTCCATTCCCCTCTCTCAGGCCAACGGCAAGAAGCTCCTTGCGGATGACATGGCGGTAAGTCACATCCTACATTACACACAGTCAAGAAAGACACTAACCAAGGCATCCATCCAGAAATTCGAAAAGTGCATCACAGCCATGGTCAAGAGCAacgtcaagctcaacaagaaCCAGTACGGCGCCCTGGTCAGCTGGTCCTTCAACAACGGATGTGGTGCCGCTCAGACGTCCACCCTCATCAAGCGCCTCAACAAGGGCGAGGCTCCCAACACGGTGATTTCTCAAGAGCTTCCAAAGTGGGTTTATGCAGGAGGCAAGAAGCTGAACGGCCTTGTTCGTCGTCGCAAGGCAGAGGTTgctctggccaagaaggcgaCGACTGAGAAGGCTCTGCCTAAGACCTGCTAGGGGGGTGAAGAGATCAAGGCTGGATGGAGTAGCAATGTCAGGTAGTTAAATAGTAGCACAAATGAACAAAAATGACGAATATTTCATGCTTTTTACCACATGTCCTTCCTAAGCAGAGTTCCAGAGGTCAAAAGAAACATGAAGTCCAACGTTGCCCGTCAGATGACGTATCTGCACATCCAAGTCAAGCCTATACGACATCGGAGCTCCATTCAATAACGGCGCACGCCGGCAAAGGAATCGCCCGTGGAACATTGATACTCTTCACATTCCTCAGCTGCCGCCCGCGCACAAACTCAAGAGCGTCATTGGCTGAGATGGGCCGAGATAGGCGATCGCCGCGGCCCGCTCAAGATAATCTGAGATAACGGGATCAGCTCCGTGTGGCTGATGACTCCGCCTCTAACATAAAAAGCGCTGACGTCCCCCAACAATCTCAACTCTACCCCAAGAACAGCACTCAAACCTGCAAATTACTTCAAAGACCTCTCAATTAACACTCTCGCAATGGCTTCACAAGTTGTCGTCACCCCTATCGCAGCTCCCACCGGGTCAGCTATTGACTTTGGTGCCACTGTCTCAAATGTTGACATTGAGGACATCACTGGTAAGACATGAAAAAGACTCCAACTTCGTCATCGATTGAAACCACAAAATTAGTGGGAGAATACCCGTGAAATCGGTAACCTCCTATGGTAAGGTATCAACTCTCAGAACGACAGAACAAGCACTAACATGTTGCAGATGCCGACTTTGACGTCATCCGTGAGGCCCTGTTCACCCATCAGGTCCTTGTCTTCAAGAACCAGAGCCACCTCTCTCCCAAGGCGCAATATGAGATCACCCAGAGATTCGACCCCAAAGCTACGGGCTCTTATGGTCACGGCAAGACGTTGGACGCCAAGCGATCCATCCTTCACCCAGACCTCAAGACGGTCCCGCATCAGCCCCAGGTCCAGGTCATTGGCAATGGCTTCGTCGAGAACTACGAGGGTCTGAAGAACATCCAGCTGCGACATCCCCATCACAAGACCTTTCACGCGACTGTCATCCCGCCAGAGAAGGACCTTGACTTTACCCGCTTCTACAGGTGGCACATTGACGCCGCCTTGTATGGACTCGCCCCTCCTGTAGTGACGTCTCTCCTGGCTGTCCGTGTTCCTGGCGGGCGTAAGCAGACTCTGGTGTACGATGACGGCTCCGACGAGGAGCTGACTGTTCCCCTCGGTACCACGGCCTTTGTGTCGGGTTACGCCATGTACGACAGACTCTCGCCCGAAGATCAAGAGTTTGTCCGCACCACCAAGGTCGAGTACGCTCCCCATCCATACGTCTGGATGAGCAGCGCCAAGTCTCGCTCCGACGGTCTGGGCTTGGTCTCGGAAGGAAAGGAAGTCCCTGTCGAGGATCTGCCACCtgttgaagaggaaaagatcCAGATCCTCCCCATGTGCTGGCGTAACCCCGTGACAGGGCAGCTTGCACTTCAGATCCACCCCTCAGCCGTCCGCAAGCTTCACCTCGCCGACGGCACAGTCATCGATAACCTCAGCGAGGTTCGTGAGCGCGTGCACCAGCTTCAGCGACCGGGCATCGCTCCCAAGCTGGTGTATCCTCACGACTGGGAGCAGGGAGACTTTGTGCTCTTCCACAACCGAGGATTGATCCACTCGGTGGTCGGAGCGTTTGCAGAGGACGAGGTTCGTCTGTTCCGGCAATGTAACATTGCAGGAAGTCAGCTTCCTCAAGGACCAGCGCCAGTCTCGGCTGCTGCGTGAAAGCGAGTCATGTAGCTTCGTTTTGTGATGTCAGGGTTCATGTTGCGATTTTGACTTCGGCAGATACTTTATATACCAACCAATTCAGTCGTTCCGTTAAAACTTGACATGTTTCTCCAATTCTTAAATATGTTGAGTTCAGGCAGTTGTCAATTTATTGATTCCCAATGCACCCTTGTGGGGACAGGCCGAGCACTGTTATTTACTGTCGGAGTCCTTGGACAACTTGAACTATCATTCAAATAGATTTAGATAGACTGGGCTTTGGCATAGTTCTATCCATGGAAATAGGATTCACCATGATAACCAGCTTCTGACTCGACTGAGACCATGCCAGAACTCGCCGCAAAGTTTACAGGGCAATTGTTTCAGGAGGCCAAGATGTCCAATTGCTCTCCCACCGTCACGGCATCATCTAAACTCTCCTCTCCGTCCAGTCATGCCCGTCCAACCTTGTACCGTCTCTGGTCTCGCTTCGGATCTGATCCTTTAGCATCGTGATGCGATGTTACGTCCACCAATCCTCGATTCAAGCCTCAGACGGAATCCCCTTCGCTGCGTCTTCTTCAAATCCTCCCGCCTCGATTGTAATGACATCTTCGTTCTCGGCTCAAGTTCTGTGCCTGCCTCTTATCCGTGTCCGGACCAAAAGACCCGGAAGGGCTCCTCTCGCGAAGCTGCAGTCTCCTGCAGATTGTCAGAGATCTAGGAGGTTGATGCATGAGCTTTGCCTCGCAAAGGAGTTGTTTACCTTCTCGGGAGGTATTATCGCCCTCATTCTTCCTTTGTTCTGAATGCAAGTCTCGTGCGCATGTCTGGGAGTCAGGGGCCTGGTGCTCGGCCAGATTTCCGTAGAGGGGCTCTCATCTAGGAGCCCAattcgtcttcttctctcttctcttcttttcttcttcatggACAAAGTGGAGGTCTCCTTCAGATCTCAGCTAGCTTGCAAGGTTTTGACGTTCAGTTGTCGGCGCATGTGCTGCGTTCTCTGGGGACCTTGCGTTAAACCCCCAGAGGCGCAGTAGATCAGGTAAGCTCGGCATAATTTCTGATGTCTCTCCCCGTGTCCATAGGGCAAAGGGTAGGAGAGGAAAGGAAGGGATAGAGATGGGCGGTTGCACAAGCCATAGAGGGTAAAGCCGCTGTATTTATTcctgaaaaaaaaaaccaagCTTTGTTGGGACTGGAAGTTTGTGAGATATGGTCAGTTGTTCTTTCGGCCAAACTCTGGCTTTGGCTTTGCTTGCTCATGAGTTATTTTACACTTAATCTTACACCCCGACAAGAGTCCTCCTTTTATACACAGCAGCAATCACGCTGATCCCATCCATCTTTTAATCTCGGAAACGCCATCCCTGAACAGCAAATCCGCATACGCCTTGTGAAACTCAAACATCCACCACGGCCTCAGGGGTTTATTCACAGACGGATTGCAGGACATGGAATGACAGTGAACCTGCACCGCTTCCTTCCCCTCCTCATCCCTTGATCTCACGACTGCGAACCTATGCACGCCACCGAACCAAAACTTGTCGCTGCCAAAGCCAAAGTCAACATAGCTTTCAGTTCGGTCCGCTCCATCCCTGAGTTGTTGCGTGGCCAGATGCGAGTCTAGAGTCTGAAATACGCCGAATAAAACAGTGTTGAGTGAGGGAAGTTTCGTATCAGAGAGGTCCTTTAATGACCAAATGTCGGTTCTCGCCACAGGTGCAGCTTCTAGTAAGAGTCAGCTCTGGTCAACTTGCCAAGGAATAACACTCACTTGTGAAATAGACGAGGTTACGACCGAGGGTCTGAAGCGTCCTCCTCTCAGGCCCTATAACGGCTCCTCCAAAGTATCCCTTGACAAACTTTGCCAGCAAAGCCTCGTCAGAAACGTCATGATGCTGAGAGGGTATGTCAAGGGCGATGAAACGCGAGTCGGACACACGCGCATGGTTTCCAGCATTAACAATCTCGCTAACCGACCTCGACTTCTCAAAGGACTCGGGTATCGTCTCGAAACGCGTGATTTGCCCTCGATCGACTAATCTTACTCGTCTTTGCACCATGAAGCCGTATGTTCCACCCACCGTCACCGCAGCAACCAAGGACGTCGCCAGTATCTTTCCCGAAACCGTTCGCAGTGCCATGTTGAGGTTAAAAGTTGAACAGAATGTGATATTTACAACTACAAGACAGGAAACAAGagatttatctatttatttgGAACCCTTTGACTCATTGAATGAGGATCCTTTGAGATGTCATGGCTCACCTGAGCATTGGCATCCGGTTCTACCCGCAACGCCTAGACAACCTTGGGAATGGCCTCCACTTGAGCCCCAGAAATATCGGGGGTAGAATTGCTCCGTGACAAAAGAGGCGCAAGCCACGCGGCTTGTTTAACCAGGAATTCTCCCGTTTGACAGGTCACGTTTAACCTCTTGTATTATTCTCAGCCAACCGCTTTGCTTCTAACTACCTCGTATATCTATCCCTACAGACCCGATTGGTTGTCATTGTCATGTCAAGAGACCCTCCACTTGTCCATTTCCGTCAGATCAAGGCGTATATATCATCGGTGGCTCTTTACCCCCCTGATGCTTTCCCTGTGCAACCCGCTTGTTATGAACCACATACACCACTATCTGGATCGTCGCAAACACTATACCCAGAGACACCATAATTATCATGGTGCGAAGGCCGGTTTGGTAACTAAAGCTTCTTGTCAGCTTACCCCTACAAGAGAGAAGGTGTCCTTACAATGGAGTGTCGCTCGCCTGGAAATAC is a window encoding:
- a CDS encoding Hydrolase-4 domain-containing protein, which codes for MAVKDHLEMRSRADERGLPVFLFGHSLGGLITAASVAEHSPYHTNGVILSSPALTEGLPLPVEYLVHLLVYFMPTTQIPTPKASADDLCSDPEQARLAAEDESKYKGQISFLVASSALRVARRLWARSDQWTQPTLVIHGTSDSHAQFRLSERLVRDIASTDKTFHPVEGGYHELLNEERPEDIIKLLFDWLESRM
- a CDS encoding Lysozyme — translated: MKLSLFTISALAASLVSAFPITGDDVRCRSGPGTSYAIKKTFKKGTNVKITCQTTGTNVKGNNIWDKVSEGCYVSDYYVKTGSSGFVTKKCPGSGGSCGAPKSNQATVNLIASFEGFRANIYKDAAGYPTVGYGHLCSNSRCTDVKYSIPLSQANGKKLLADDMAASIQKFEKCITAMVKSNVKLNKNQYGALVSWSFNNGCGAAQTSTLIKRLNKGEAPNTVISQELPKWVYAGGKKLNGLVRRRKAEVALAKKATTEKALPKTC
- a CDS encoding TauD domain-containing protein; this encodes MASQVVVTPIAAPTGSAIDFGATVSNVDIEDITDADFDVIREALFTHQVLVFKNQSHLSPKAQYEITQRFDPKATGSYGHGKTLDAKRSILHPDLKTVPHQPQVQVIGNGFVENYEGLKNIQLRHPHHKTFHATVIPPEKDLDFTRFYRWHIDAALYGLAPPVVTSLLAVRVPGGRKQTLVYDDGSDEELTVPLGTTAFVSGYAMYDRLSPEDQEFVRTTKVEYAPHPYVWMSSAKSRSDGLGLVSEGKEVPVEDLPPVEEEKIQILPMCWRNPVTGQLALQIHPSAVRKLHLADGTVIDNLSEVRERVHQLQRPGIAPKLVYPHDWEQGDFVLFHNRGLIHSVVGAFAEDEVRLFRQCNIAGSQLPQGPAPVSAAA